One genomic segment of Thermodesulfobacterium sp. TA1 includes these proteins:
- the nusB gene encoding transcription antitermination factor NusB — protein sequence MIRRKGREIALQILYQKELSKASTEEAINLYKKFLNINSLEALSFGEELVRGISENLEFIDGIIQKYTPSWPLDRINITDKNILRIAVYEMFFRPDIPEVVSINEAVELAKLYGTDDSPAFVNGVLDSIYKKEIKVRKDEKA from the coding sequence ATGATTAGAAGAAAAGGTAGAGAAATAGCTTTACAGATTTTGTACCAAAAAGAGCTATCTAAGGCCTCTACCGAAGAAGCTATTAATTTGTATAAAAAATTTCTTAACATAAACAGCCTTGAGGCTTTAAGTTTTGGCGAAGAATTGGTGAGGGGAATCTCAGAAAACTTAGAGTTTATAGATGGTATTATCCAAAAATATACCCCTTCCTGGCCTTTAGACCGAATAAACATCACAGATAAAAACATTCTTAGGATAGCGGTTTATGAAATGTTTTTTAGGCCTGACATTCCTGAAGTGGTTTCTATCAACGAAGCTGTTGAGCTTGCCAAACTTTACGGCACAGACGATTCTCCTGCTTTTGTAAACGGGGTATTAGACAGCATCTATAAAAAGGAAATAAAGGTACGCAAAGATGAAAAAGCCTAA
- a CDS encoding type I glyceraldehyde-3-phosphate dehydrogenase has translation MKLGINGLGRIGKLTLWHHIARKYFDEIVVNVGREVGTSFSDIASYLEKDSTYGWLPVYLYGHKGKRVIENLDEKEGTMYIDGVKVKILRTSRNPKEINWREEGVKLVIDCTGKFRDPNADPEGSKGAVRGHFLGGAEKVIVSAPFKVKEKEKGIPEDAVTVVYGINEEVYQPNKHNLISAASCTTTCLAFMVKPLLDYFGVDRILSASMVTVHAATSSQVVLDRLPKEGTKDLRRMRSVFNNIILTTTGAAEALSLVIPEMKKVGFMAESVRVPLTTGSLIILTINIQDESIENHIDRELINNIYKEAAATKYKDFLIFTTEQNVSSDVIGYPKAAAIIEGSETHTRTATAKVDICKALPEVGTVCTHVEIPITQVVVYGWYDNELGSYTNMLGDLTVYIAEKMI, from the coding sequence ATGAAGTTAGGCATAAACGGTTTAGGAAGAATTGGTAAACTTACTTTGTGGCATCATATAGCAAGAAAGTATTTTGATGAAATTGTAGTAAATGTTGGAAGAGAAGTGGGAACTTCTTTTTCAGATATAGCAAGCTACTTAGAAAAAGACAGCACCTATGGATGGCTTCCTGTTTATCTTTACGGACATAAAGGAAAAAGGGTTATTGAAAATTTAGACGAAAAAGAAGGAACGATGTATATAGACGGGGTAAAGGTAAAAATCTTGAGAACCAGTAGGAATCCTAAGGAAATAAACTGGAGAGAAGAAGGGGTTAAGTTGGTGATTGATTGCACCGGAAAGTTTAGAGACCCAAACGCAGACCCAGAAGGTTCTAAAGGTGCTGTTAGAGGACATTTTTTGGGAGGTGCTGAAAAAGTAATCGTTTCCGCACCGTTTAAGGTTAAAGAAAAAGAAAAAGGTATTCCAGAGGATGCGGTTACAGTAGTTTATGGGATAAACGAAGAGGTTTATCAACCTAACAAACATAACCTTATCTCCGCCGCTTCTTGTACTACCACCTGTTTGGCTTTTATGGTCAAACCACTTTTAGATTATTTTGGAGTAGACCGTATACTTTCAGCCTCGATGGTTACCGTGCATGCTGCTACTAGTTCACAAGTAGTGCTTGACCGTCTACCTAAGGAAGGCACTAAAGACCTTAGAAGAATGAGAAGCGTTTTTAATAACATCATACTTACAACTACCGGTGCAGCAGAGGCCCTTAGCTTGGTTATACCTGAGATGAAAAAAGTAGGTTTTATGGCAGAAAGCGTGAGAGTTCCTTTAACCACAGGAAGTTTAATCATACTCACGATAAACATTCAGGATGAAAGCATAGAAAACCATATAGACAGAGAACTTATCAATAACATCTACAAAGAAGCTGCCGCTACTAAGTACAAAGACTTTCTAATTTTTACTACAGAACAAAACGTTTCTTCAGATGTCATAGGCTATCCTAAGGCTGCAGCCATCATAGAAGGAAGCGAAACCCATACCAGGACAGCCACCGCCAAAGTTGACATCTGCAAAGCACTACCAGAAGTAGGCACAGTCTGCACCCACGTAGAAATTCCTATTACTCAGGTAGTAGTTTATGGATGGTATGACAACGAGCTTGGGTCATATACTAATATGTTAGGAGACCTTACAGTCTACATAGCAGAAAAGATGATATAG
- a CDS encoding PEP/pyruvate-binding domain-containing protein, translated as MEKFTSKALLANLAYTFVEDVQYEPKYNVFLEIYAKFPGLRQQIEHLLKESFHPYKNSALVLEELRSFFLANLSLLIKHPYRNRAYWLIFDLLFKFFGKDQDVNIKTAETIFSILDKTADLIDQESFYELIPVFKEILKAITNLPEEYFLNFLENYYSFKRLIQKLTKLSLSRELELVYIDLFKKAYILTYTLWEKLAETCEVNLIQKLSESNIKEYFLTPSYFNDLLKCLNEETVNLSQLLSFPDHLDLLKKLKNFISSINQLNQHHISDELKINFLFDLIKAPLLRLIHEELIKEVNRNLILLINSKPSQNLDEFIIKFFGILKEKLNLYPRTVLECIKNIGICILNKKEVYLIEVLINEIIKFGFQPPQIRGIGLNWKIIQNPHHLINIKTWLEIFKVNPEWCSSLLAAMILNLKLYGISIKDTDLFQKEITHLLNAPIKPVYNLTKQFCKLLPVYYNEIGAEGLIRDLSTELDELFKRRDTLIHFLRKFIHIENSSLAVEFIQNILKFWFTLDDTHIIKYVPETVHNKIKNEEIELHVQMQKLIQKVFQEANLKDFEDLLNIDLYSLEKALKNIDFDESYKKKFYLTVYLYHLEYQKYFGVLKDVNLLLMQYDEREYPFIKELKTLLQEEPKDLYLLLEKILGWMEELKGVILSQQTYPPLEEILQKRHIAADIPSMYGRYKEKKFDALGLTFRLEYLANLLFEKLIEGFDLQFITRASFFKILKILKLFKKALEIDGIFSQKFESSLNLLEYSLKSYPLTYNQYLDIFRGLLEGVQHIVKVYYVNPYLKVFPLVFQTLNEEEILSKYKKCFCGLEREQIYFCISEVVIKDIIGEAFGLTHLDRFLKKIYDILSSYLEKIAKQDLNLLMSYDPRRTVSFIHKPNSLVTDLIYLGNKGYILTILAQEEGIKNKIPPGFILTTEVFRCYPLIQKYPELWNDYTEKIKYNINLLENISQKVFGGKENPLVVSIRSGAALSMPGMMNSILNVGLNLETVEGLAKVSGNLWFAWDTYRRFIQSWAMAFGVQRDFFNHLMREHKRKYKVKKKREFSGEQMKELALLYRKSVQELGIPVLDDPWEQLFKGIELILTSWFNEKARSYREIMQLSDEWGTAVIVQQMVFGNMGDLTGTGVTLTTSPVGKFPRIILWGDYTSYNQGEDIVSGLVNAYPISIEQKKIEEREGPSLQEAFPDVYKALLDLAYYLVYEKGWGHQEIEFTFEGNDPNSLYILQVRDIILREEREIPFFSKELLKNLEYIGKGIGVTGGLISGKIAFGWEDILSMDTGEPLILVRYDTVPDNIREIHRVDGILTARGGQTSHAAIVASRLGKICVVGCENLSIDEVKKEAKINGHVLRLGDWITLNGITGQVFKGKIDLLTKASKYNHIGGVL; from the coding sequence CAAGACCGCAGAAACTATCTTTTCTATCCTTGACAAAACGGCTGACCTTATAGACCAGGAAAGTTTTTATGAATTAATCCCGGTTTTTAAGGAAATTTTAAAGGCCATAACCAATCTTCCAGAAGAATATTTTTTAAATTTTTTAGAAAACTATTACTCTTTTAAACGTTTAATACAAAAATTAACCAAACTTTCCCTTTCGCGAGAACTTGAGTTAGTTTACATAGACCTTTTTAAAAAAGCCTATATTTTAACCTATACTTTGTGGGAAAAATTAGCAGAAACCTGTGAGGTTAATCTTATTCAAAAACTTTCTGAAAGTAATATAAAAGAATACTTTTTAACCCCAAGTTATTTTAACGACCTTCTTAAATGTTTAAACGAAGAAACGGTTAATTTGTCTCAACTTTTGTCCTTTCCAGACCATTTAGACCTACTTAAAAAGCTAAAAAATTTTATATCTTCTATCAATCAACTAAACCAACATCATATCTCAGATGAATTAAAGATTAATTTTCTTTTTGATTTGATAAAAGCTCCTCTACTTAGGCTTATCCATGAAGAACTGATCAAAGAAGTAAACCGAAACTTGATTTTACTTATAAACTCCAAACCTTCTCAAAACTTAGATGAGTTTATCATAAAATTTTTTGGTATCCTTAAAGAAAAACTTAATCTTTATCCTCGAACTGTCCTTGAATGCATAAAAAACATCGGAATTTGTATTTTAAACAAAAAAGAAGTCTATCTTATAGAGGTGTTAATAAACGAAATCATTAAGTTTGGTTTTCAACCTCCCCAAATCAGGGGAATTGGTCTTAACTGGAAGATAATCCAAAATCCTCATCATCTTATTAACATAAAAACTTGGCTTGAGATCTTTAAGGTTAATCCTGAATGGTGTAGCAGTCTTCTTGCTGCGATGATACTTAACCTAAAACTTTACGGCATTTCTATCAAAGATACCGACCTTTTTCAAAAAGAGATTACTCATCTACTTAATGCACCTATCAAACCGGTATATAACCTTACAAAACAGTTTTGTAAACTATTGCCTGTCTATTACAACGAAATCGGAGCTGAAGGCCTTATAAGAGACCTTTCAACCGAACTTGACGAGCTTTTCAAAAGAAGAGACACCTTAATCCACTTTTTAAGAAAATTTATCCACATCGAAAACTCAAGCTTAGCCGTTGAGTTTATCCAAAATATACTTAAATTCTGGTTTACCTTAGATGATACACATATTATTAAATATGTTCCGGAAACAGTTCATAATAAAATAAAAAATGAAGAAATAGAATTACATGTTCAAATGCAAAAATTAATCCAAAAGGTTTTTCAGGAAGCAAACCTAAAGGACTTTGAAGACCTTTTAAATATAGACCTTTATTCTTTGGAAAAAGCCCTTAAAAACATAGATTTTGACGAAAGCTATAAGAAAAAGTTTTATCTTACCGTTTATTTATACCATTTAGAGTATCAAAAATATTTTGGGGTTCTAAAAGATGTAAACCTTTTGTTGATGCAGTATGATGAAAGAGAATATCCTTTTATCAAAGAACTAAAGACACTGCTTCAAGAAGAACCCAAGGATTTGTATTTGCTCTTAGAAAAGATTTTAGGCTGGATGGAAGAGCTTAAAGGGGTCATTTTATCTCAACAAACCTATCCTCCTTTAGAAGAAATTTTGCAAAAAAGGCACATAGCTGCAGACATCCCCTCTATGTATGGAAGGTATAAAGAAAAAAAGTTTGACGCCTTAGGTCTCACCTTTCGTCTTGAATACTTAGCCAACCTTTTATTTGAAAAACTAATAGAGGGCTTTGATTTACAGTTTATTACCAGGGCATCTTTCTTTAAAATCCTAAAAATTTTAAAACTTTTCAAAAAAGCCCTTGAAATAGACGGAATTTTTTCGCAAAAGTTTGAATCCTCCCTAAACCTTTTAGAATATTCGCTAAAAAGTTATCCTCTCACTTACAATCAATACTTAGATATCTTTAGAGGACTTTTAGAGGGCGTTCAGCATATAGTTAAAGTTTACTATGTTAACCCCTATCTTAAGGTTTTTCCTTTAGTTTTTCAAACCTTAAACGAGGAAGAGATTTTATCAAAATATAAAAAATGTTTTTGTGGATTAGAACGAGAACAAATTTATTTTTGTATAAGTGAGGTGGTTATAAAAGATATCATAGGGGAGGCCTTTGGCTTAACCCATTTAGACCGGTTTCTCAAAAAAATCTACGACATCCTTTCTTCTTACTTAGAAAAAATAGCTAAACAGGACCTAAACTTGCTTATGAGTTATGACCCAAGGAGAACGGTTTCTTTTATCCATAAACCTAACTCCTTAGTAACCGACCTAATCTATCTCGGTAATAAAGGTTATATCCTTACTATATTAGCCCAAGAAGAAGGAATAAAAAATAAAATCCCTCCAGGATTTATCTTAACCACCGAAGTTTTTAGATGTTATCCCCTTATCCAAAAATATCCAGAGCTGTGGAATGATTATACAGAAAAAATTAAATATAATATCAATCTGTTAGAAAACATTTCTCAAAAAGTTTTTGGAGGAAAAGAAAATCCTTTAGTAGTCAGTATAAGAAGTGGGGCTGCTCTTTCTATGCCTGGGATGATGAACTCTATCTTAAACGTAGGGTTAAACCTTGAGACGGTAGAAGGGTTGGCTAAGGTTTCTGGAAATCTATGGTTTGCATGGGATACTTATAGAAGGTTTATCCAAAGCTGGGCGATGGCTTTTGGGGTACAGAGGGATTTTTTCAACCATCTTATGCGGGAGCATAAAAGAAAGTATAAGGTAAAGAAAAAAAGGGAGTTTAGCGGAGAACAGATGAAAGAACTTGCGTTGTTATACAGAAAAAGTGTTCAAGAATTAGGAATTCCTGTTTTAGATGACCCTTGGGAACAGCTTTTTAAAGGTATTGAACTTATTTTAACCTCTTGGTTTAATGAAAAGGCAAGGTCTTATCGTGAAATAATGCAGCTTTCTGACGAATGGGGTACAGCGGTCATCGTTCAGCAGATGGTTTTTGGAAACATGGGAGACCTAACAGGAACAGGGGTTACGTTAACCACCTCTCCGGTAGGAAAATTTCCGAGGATTATCCTCTGGGGAGACTACACCTCTTATAACCAAGGAGAAGACATCGTCTCAGGGCTGGTAAATGCCTATCCTATTTCTATAGAACAAAAGAAGATAGAAGAAAGAGAAGGACCTTCTTTACAAGAAGCTTTTCCTGATGTTTATAAAGCTTTACTTGATTTAGCCTATTATTTAGTGTATGAAAAAGGATGGGGCCACCAAGAAATTGAGTTTACTTTTGAAGGAAATGACCCAAATTCCCTTTATATTTTACAAGTAAGGGATATAATTCTTAGAGAAGAAAGAGAAATACCCTTCTTTAGCAAAGAATTACTTAAAAACTTAGAATACATAGGTAAAGGTATAGGTGTTACCGGTGGGTTGATTTCAGGTAAGATAGCTTTTGGATGGGAAGATATTTTAAGCATGGATACAGGAGAACCCTTGATATTGGTAAGATACGATACAGTGCCAGACAACATACGAGAAATCCACAGAGTAGATGGTATTCTTACGGCAAGAGGCGGACAAACCTCACATGCTGCCATAGTAGCTTCAAGACTGGGGAAGATCTGTGTGGTTGGTTGTGAAAACTTAAGTATAGACGAAGTAAAGAAAGAAGCCAAAATTAACGGACATGTCCTTAGGTTAGGGGATTGGATCACCTTAAACGGAATAACCGGTCAAGTTTTCAAAGGAAAAATCGACCTTTTAACCAAGGCTTCAAAATATAACCATATAGGAGGTGTATTATGA